Proteins from one Thermanaerothrix sp. genomic window:
- the arcD gene encoding arginine-ornithine antiporter, with protein MSEKKLGLFSLVALVIGSMIGAGVFSLPSDIARNAGPGAIALGWLITGIGMIALALTYQSLANRKPELDGGIYSYAKAGFGDFIGFNSAWGYWLSAWLGNVAFLVLLFEAIAYFIPAFGNKTMAVAGASVILWGIHFLVLRGVRDAAIVNLITTVGKLVPIILFALMAVFGFKADVFNADFWATGGALDWGKVLEQVRSTMMVTLWVFIGVEGAVVLSGRAEKKSDVGKATVIGLLGTLALYVVISLASLGVMPREELIKLQNPTTAYILERMVGSWGATIINLGLIISLSGATLGWTMLAAEIPYVAAKDKVLPSFFAKENENKSPVSSLWITNGLIQLFLLITLVSESTYQALYTIATAAILVPYLFSALYQLKLSMTGEGYGQGESKGFELFISLVASVYALWLIYAAGLEYLLMCAILYAPGAAFYWKAKRENNAKAFGTMETVLLLGLCAAAATAVYLMAKGVISPL; from the coding sequence ATGTCCGAGAAGAAGTTGGGCCTGTTCTCCCTGGTGGCCCTGGTCATAGGCTCCATGATAGGGGCAGGGGTCTTCTCTCTGCCCTCCGACATAGCGCGAAACGCGGGCCCCGGGGCCATCGCCCTTGGGTGGCTCATAACCGGAATAGGCATGATAGCCCTGGCCCTCACCTACCAGAGCCTGGCCAACCGCAAGCCCGAATTGGACGGCGGCATCTACAGCTACGCCAAGGCTGGCTTCGGGGACTTCATAGGCTTCAACTCCGCCTGGGGCTATTGGCTCAGCGCGTGGCTTGGCAACGTGGCCTTCCTGGTGCTCCTCTTCGAGGCCATCGCCTACTTCATCCCCGCCTTCGGCAACAAGACCATGGCGGTGGCGGGAGCCTCGGTGATCCTCTGGGGGATCCACTTCCTGGTGCTCCGGGGAGTTAGGGACGCCGCCATAGTGAACCTCATCACCACCGTGGGTAAGCTGGTGCCCATAATCCTCTTCGCCCTGATGGCGGTGTTTGGCTTCAAGGCAGACGTCTTCAACGCGGACTTCTGGGCTACCGGCGGCGCCCTGGACTGGGGCAAGGTGCTTGAGCAGGTACGCAGCACCATGATGGTGACGCTGTGGGTCTTCATCGGCGTTGAGGGTGCGGTGGTGCTCTCCGGACGGGCGGAGAAGAAGTCCGACGTGGGCAAGGCCACGGTGATAGGGCTTCTCGGTACCCTGGCCCTGTACGTGGTGATCTCCCTGGCATCCCTTGGCGTCATGCCCCGGGAGGAGCTCATCAAGCTCCAGAACCCCACCACCGCCTACATCCTGGAGAGGATGGTCGGCAGCTGGGGCGCCACCATCATCAACCTGGGACTCATCATATCCCTCTCGGGAGCTACCCTTGGATGGACCATGCTGGCGGCGGAGATCCCCTACGTGGCCGCCAAGGACAAGGTGCTCCCCTCCTTCTTCGCCAAGGAGAACGAGAACAAGTCCCCGGTGAGCTCCCTTTGGATCACCAACGGGCTGATACAGCTCTTCCTCCTCATAACCCTGGTGTCCGAGAGCACCTATCAGGCCCTCTACACCATCGCCACCGCGGCTATCCTGGTTCCGTACCTCTTCAGCGCCCTGTACCAGCTTAAGCTCTCCATGACCGGCGAGGGGTACGGCCAGGGCGAGTCCAAGGGCTTCGAGCTCTTCATAAGCCTGGTGGCCTCGGTCTACGCCCTGTGGCTCATCTACGCCGCGGGCCTTGAGTACCTGCTCATGTGCGCAATCCTCTACGCCCCCGGCGCGGCCTTCTACTGGAAGGCCAAGAGGGAGAACAACGCCAAGGCCTTCGGCACCATGGAGACGGTGCTGCTACTTGGACTCTGCGCCGCCGCGGCTACCGCCGTCTACCTCATGGCCAAGGGCGTCATAAGCCCACTCTAA
- the arcA gene encoding arginine deiminase: MKPSPLKVTSEIGRLRSVLLHRPGKEVENLTPDLMARLLFDDIPYLKIAQEEHDAFAKVLKDNGAEVLYLEDLAAEALADRSVRESFIDEYLKEAKIPGDGTREMLREFFLSMDVKAMVAQTMAGVRRTELPREELKFLSLADRLDTDNPLVVDPMPNLYFTRDPFATIGTGITLNHMRTETRNRETLYAKYIFQHHPRFKDCDVPFWYDRTETTSIEGGDELVLSPSVLAIGISERTDAASVEKLARKLFSDERSTYKQVLAFNIPKKRAFMHLDTVFTMVDRDKFTIHPEIEGPLQVFSITPNSSGIHIEEERSTLETILAKALGLDKVTLIRCAGGDPIDAPREQWNDGSNTLAIAPGEVVVYSRNYVTNQILQDHGIVTHIVPSSELSRGRGGPRCMSMPLVREDI, translated from the coding sequence CTCACCCCTCAAAGTAACATCGGAAATAGGGCGCCTTCGCTCGGTTCTTTTGCACCGTCCGGGCAAGGAGGTTGAAAACCTCACGCCGGACCTCATGGCCCGCCTGCTCTTCGACGACATCCCCTACCTCAAGATAGCCCAGGAGGAGCACGACGCCTTCGCCAAGGTGCTCAAGGACAACGGCGCGGAGGTGCTGTACCTGGAGGACCTGGCGGCGGAGGCCCTGGCGGACCGGTCCGTAAGGGAGTCCTTCATCGACGAGTACCTGAAGGAAGCGAAGATCCCCGGAGACGGCACCAGAGAGATGCTTAGGGAGTTCTTCCTCTCCATGGACGTGAAGGCCATGGTGGCCCAGACCATGGCGGGGGTGCGACGAACCGAGCTCCCCAGGGAGGAGCTCAAGTTTTTGTCCCTGGCTGACAGGTTGGACACCGACAATCCCCTGGTGGTGGATCCCATGCCCAACCTCTACTTCACCAGGGATCCCTTCGCCACCATCGGCACCGGCATCACGTTGAACCACATGCGCACCGAGACCCGTAACCGGGAGACCTTGTACGCCAAGTACATCTTCCAGCACCACCCCCGTTTCAAGGACTGCGACGTTCCCTTCTGGTACGACAGGACCGAGACCACTTCCATCGAGGGCGGCGACGAGCTGGTGTTAAGCCCCTCCGTCCTCGCCATAGGCATATCCGAGAGGACCGACGCCGCTTCCGTGGAGAAGCTGGCGAGGAAGCTCTTCAGCGACGAGCGCAGCACCTACAAGCAGGTGCTTGCCTTCAACATACCCAAGAAGAGGGCGTTCATGCACCTGGACACCGTGTTCACCATGGTGGACCGGGACAAGTTCACAATCCATCCCGAAATCGAGGGCCCGCTGCAGGTGTTCTCCATCACCCCCAACAGCAGCGGCATTCACATAGAGGAGGAACGCTCCACCCTGGAGACCATTCTCGCCAAGGCCTTGGGGCTCGACAAGGTCACCCTCATCCGCTGCGCCGGCGGAGACCCCATCGACGCCCCCAGGGAGCAGTGGAACGACGGGTCCAACACCCTGGCCATCGCCCCCGGCGAAGTGGTGGTCTACTCCAGGAACTACGTCACCAACCAGATCCTCCAGGACCACGGCATCGTCACCCACATAGTCCCCAGCTCCGAGCTCTCCAGGGGCCGGGGAGGCCCCAGGTGCATGAGCATGCCCCTGGTCAGGGAGGACATATAG
- the ptsG gene encoding glucose-specific PTS transporter subunit IIBC encodes MLKGFFGKLQRIGQALMLPVAILPAAGFLLAVGFSLKSPTVLEVAPFLSGPGWSKLATMMASAGGVVFDNLALLFAVGVAVGLAGLSGVAALASIVCYLVMNATMSAVGGFTVDMVLKGGNPSYALVVGIPTLQTGVFGGIICGLVGAWCYERFYKIELPQFLGFFAGKRFVPIASAFAGFLLGVAMFFLWPFAQKGLNSFSNAIMGSAMPLAVFLFGMIKRLLIPFGLHHIFYAPFWFEFGQYKTLAGEIVHGDLKIFFAQLKDGVPLTAGFFLGGEFPIMMFGLPAAALAMYHNAKPENKKMVAGLLASAALTSFLTGITEPIEFAFLFASPLLYLIHAALDGLSFLLLYIFKVHLGYTFSGGAIDFVLFGILPGREKWWIAVLLGLCFAVAYYVIFTFFIRLLDLKTPGREDAPMDSNGSSSKAPTELAAKILEALGGAGNLERLDACITRLRISVKDPKAVDKEALKALGATGVMQVDRNFQAIFGTASEAIKEEILHIAGRSDGRRVKVASPMSGKVVDLSEVPDKTFSERMVGEGFAVIPTDGLVVSPVDGKVTLVFPTMHAVGITSVDGLEVLVHVGIDTVKLNGEGFKALVSQGDEVKKGQPLIEADLKVISAKAPSIVTPVVFTNVKGSDKVTLFKGDVKAGENGANVVL; translated from the coding sequence GTGTTAAAGGGTTTCTTCGGTAAGCTTCAGCGGATAGGGCAGGCCCTCATGCTGCCGGTGGCCATCCTTCCCGCCGCGGGGTTCCTCCTGGCGGTGGGGTTCAGCCTCAAGAGCCCAACGGTCCTTGAGGTGGCCCCGTTCCTGTCGGGGCCCGGGTGGAGCAAGCTGGCCACCATGATGGCATCCGCCGGCGGAGTGGTGTTCGACAACCTGGCGCTTCTCTTCGCGGTGGGCGTGGCGGTGGGCCTTGCGGGGCTATCCGGCGTGGCGGCATTGGCGTCCATAGTGTGCTACCTTGTCATGAACGCCACCATGAGCGCCGTGGGAGGTTTTACGGTGGACATGGTGCTCAAGGGCGGCAACCCCTCCTATGCCCTGGTGGTGGGCATACCGACCCTTCAGACCGGGGTTTTCGGAGGCATAATATGCGGCCTCGTGGGGGCCTGGTGCTACGAGAGGTTCTACAAGATAGAACTGCCCCAGTTCCTGGGGTTCTTCGCGGGCAAGCGCTTCGTCCCCATAGCCAGCGCCTTCGCGGGTTTCCTCCTGGGAGTGGCCATGTTCTTCCTATGGCCCTTCGCCCAGAAGGGGCTTAACAGCTTCTCCAACGCCATAATGGGCTCCGCCATGCCCCTGGCGGTGTTCCTCTTCGGCATGATCAAGCGGCTTCTCATACCCTTTGGGCTCCACCACATCTTCTACGCCCCCTTCTGGTTCGAGTTCGGCCAGTACAAGACCCTGGCGGGGGAGATCGTCCACGGGGACCTTAAGATATTCTTCGCCCAGCTTAAGGACGGGGTGCCCCTTACGGCGGGCTTCTTCCTGGGGGGCGAGTTCCCCATAATGATGTTCGGCCTTCCCGCCGCGGCGCTGGCCATGTACCACAACGCCAAGCCGGAGAACAAGAAGATGGTGGCGGGGCTTCTGGCTTCCGCGGCTTTGACGTCCTTCCTCACCGGCATCACTGAGCCCATCGAGTTCGCCTTCCTCTTCGCCTCTCCTCTGCTCTACCTCATCCACGCGGCGCTTGACGGGCTCTCCTTCCTCTTGCTCTACATCTTCAAGGTGCACCTGGGCTACACCTTCTCCGGAGGCGCCATAGACTTCGTCCTCTTCGGCATCCTGCCCGGCAGGGAGAAGTGGTGGATCGCGGTGCTTCTGGGGCTCTGTTTCGCCGTGGCCTACTACGTGATCTTCACTTTCTTCATCCGCTTGCTTGACCTCAAGACCCCCGGCAGGGAGGACGCTCCCATGGATTCCAACGGTTCCTCCTCCAAGGCCCCCACCGAGCTTGCCGCCAAGATCCTGGAGGCCCTGGGTGGAGCTGGAAACCTCGAGAGGCTGGACGCCTGCATAACCAGGCTCAGGATATCCGTCAAGGACCCCAAGGCGGTGGACAAGGAGGCCCTTAAGGCCCTTGGGGCCACAGGGGTGATGCAGGTGGACCGCAACTTCCAGGCCATCTTCGGCACCGCGTCGGAGGCCATCAAGGAGGAGATACTGCACATAGCGGGCCGCAGCGATGGTCGGAGGGTCAAGGTGGCGTCCCCCATGTCCGGCAAGGTGGTGGACCTGTCGGAGGTTCCTGACAAGACCTTCAGCGAGAGGATGGTGGGCGAGGGCTTTGCGGTCATTCCCACCGACGGACTGGTGGTCTCCCCGGTGGACGGCAAGGTAACGCTTGTGTTCCCCACCATGCACGCGGTGGGCATAACCTCCGTGGACGGCCTTGAGGTGCTAGTTCACGTTGGAATCGACACGGTGAAGCTGAACGGCGAGGGCTTTAAGGCCCTGGTGTCCCAGGGGGATGAGGTGAAGAAGGGGCAGCCGCTGATCGAGGCGGACCTAAAGGTCATATCCGCCAAGGCGCCTTCCATAGTGACGCCAGTGGTGTTCACCAACGTAAAAGGATCCGACAAGGTAACCCTCTTCAAGGGGGATGTCAAGGCCGGGGAGAACGGGGCCAACGTGGTCCTTTAA
- the mgtE gene encoding magnesium transporter — translation MGRAEAKTLERIDDIASFLDRNPNQFLTVIKEAHPAAVAEYLSELPFEEAFGILRGLDVSRMGEIFSHLDEDMQLKVFQSLERDEKVALLVEMSPDDRADLFKALPEESQTALLPALAQAEREDIRRLAAYEEGTAGAVMTSDYATISPHMTAQEAIEHLREIAPDSETIYYTYVVDDQHRLQGFVSLRELILAPKDARVRDFMKKDPIFVRVDDDQEEAARKIQKYDLIALPVLNYDDVMVGIITHDDALDIITQEQTEDIEKLMAIGGAHGEMPYLKTPAWVHFKNRAAWIVALAALGFVSGIIIHSFESTLMSLMILALYMPMVADTGGNTGSQAATVVVRALALGEITYEDCFKVLFKEFKISLMLAGVLGVISWAKVMYLSQGSTIPDGFSLFNIAMAIALALAIQVVSATLVGAVLPMLAHRMGQDPAVVASPALTTIVDITGLLIYFSTAKLMLGL, via the coding sequence ATGGGAAGGGCTGAGGCCAAGACTTTGGAGAGGATCGACGACATCGCTTCTTTCCTCGATAGGAATCCCAATCAGTTTCTCACGGTTATAAAAGAGGCCCACCCGGCGGCGGTGGCGGAGTACCTGTCGGAGCTTCCCTTTGAGGAGGCCTTCGGCATACTCCGAGGCCTTGACGTGTCCCGAATGGGTGAGATCTTCAGCCACCTGGACGAGGACATGCAGCTTAAGGTCTTCCAGTCCCTTGAGAGGGACGAGAAGGTGGCGCTGTTGGTGGAGATGTCCCCCGACGACCGGGCGGACCTGTTCAAGGCCCTGCCGGAGGAGAGCCAGACGGCGCTGCTTCCGGCCCTGGCCCAGGCGGAGCGGGAGGACATAAGGCGCCTTGCGGCCTACGAGGAGGGCACCGCAGGGGCGGTCATGACCTCCGACTACGCCACCATATCGCCCCACATGACCGCACAGGAGGCCATAGAGCACCTAAGGGAGATAGCCCCGGACAGCGAGACCATCTACTACACCTACGTGGTGGATGACCAGCACCGCCTGCAGGGGTTCGTGTCCCTCAGGGAGCTCATCCTGGCCCCCAAGGACGCCAGGGTGAGGGATTTCATGAAGAAGGACCCCATATTCGTTAGGGTGGACGACGACCAGGAAGAGGCGGCCAGGAAGATACAGAAGTACGACCTCATAGCCCTGCCGGTTCTGAACTACGATGACGTGATGGTGGGGATAATCACCCACGACGACGCGCTGGACATAATAACCCAGGAGCAGACCGAGGACATAGAGAAGCTCATGGCCATAGGGGGCGCCCACGGGGAGATGCCGTACCTCAAGACCCCCGCGTGGGTGCACTTCAAGAACCGGGCCGCCTGGATCGTGGCCCTGGCGGCCTTGGGCTTCGTGTCGGGTATTATCATCCATTCCTTCGAGTCCACCCTCATGAGCCTCATGATACTGGCCCTTTACATGCCCATGGTGGCGGACACCGGCGGCAACACCGGAAGCCAGGCCGCCACGGTGGTGGTCCGGGCCCTGGCCCTTGGGGAGATAACCTACGAGGACTGCTTCAAGGTGCTTTTCAAGGAGTTCAAGATATCCCTGATGCTGGCGGGGGTCCTGGGGGTCATATCCTGGGCCAAGGTCATGTACCTGTCCCAGGGGAGCACCATACCCGACGGGTTCTCCCTTTTTAACATAGCCATGGCCATAGCCCTGGCCCTGGCCATCCAGGTGGTGAGCGCCACCCTGGTGGGGGCGGTGCTCCCGATGCTGGCACACCGCATGGGACAGGATCCCGCGGTGGTGGCGAGCCCCGCGCTTACCACCATAGTGGACATAACCGGCTTGCTCATATACTTCTCCACCGCCAAGCTGATGCTGGGGCTGTGA
- a CDS encoding transcription antiterminator, with translation MLKVQKVLNNNVVIALHRSGYEAVLVGCGLGFGKRVGDPVDEDQAEKVFVLKDPGERIRYAKVLQEVDQAFAALVTQGIAMMEDLLGATLGERIHWSLTDHLFFAVKRLREGIAVKNPFLREVEVLYPKEYAAAQAMIRWLSEEIDLPMPDDESAFVALHVHSAMGGESLSQVSRKNHIISQMIRITEESLGFPLNRKSPQYMRLIRHLSFSIDRIEASMDGDPMDVMEDVMRREHPIPYGIAAKLCLFLQNALSKPVPKAEVVYLTIHIHRLYNSTEHSK, from the coding sequence ATGCTCAAGGTCCAGAAGGTGCTCAACAACAACGTGGTGATAGCCCTGCACCGTTCGGGATACGAGGCGGTGCTGGTGGGATGCGGCCTTGGGTTTGGAAAGCGCGTAGGAGACCCGGTGGACGAGGACCAGGCGGAGAAGGTGTTCGTACTCAAGGACCCCGGGGAGCGGATACGGTACGCCAAGGTGCTTCAGGAGGTGGACCAGGCCTTCGCGGCCCTGGTGACCCAGGGGATAGCCATGATGGAGGACCTATTGGGGGCCACCCTGGGGGAGAGGATCCACTGGAGCCTCACGGACCACCTGTTCTTCGCGGTAAAACGCCTTAGGGAGGGCATAGCGGTCAAGAACCCGTTCCTAAGGGAGGTTGAGGTGCTGTATCCAAAGGAGTACGCCGCCGCCCAGGCAATGATCCGCTGGCTCTCCGAGGAGATAGACCTTCCCATGCCGGACGACGAGTCCGCCTTCGTGGCCCTTCACGTGCACAGCGCCATGGGAGGCGAGAGCCTAAGCCAGGTCTCCAGGAAGAACCACATAATCTCCCAGATGATACGCATAACCGAGGAGTCCCTGGGCTTCCCCCTTAACCGCAAGTCCCCCCAGTACATGAGGCTCATAAGACACCTGAGCTTCTCCATAGACCGCATAGAGGCCTCAATGGACGGGGACCCCATGGACGTCATGGAGGACGTGATGCGCAGGGAACACCCGATCCCCTACGGCATAGCCGCCAAGCTGTGCCTATTCCTTCAGAACGCCCTTAGCAAGCCGGTGCCCAAGGCGGAGGTGGTCTACTTGACCATCCACATACACCGGCTATATAATTCCACAGAACATAGCAAATAG